The Portunus trituberculatus isolate SZX2019 chromosome 19, ASM1759143v1, whole genome shotgun sequence genome contains a region encoding:
- the LOC123506154 gene encoding extensin-like — translation MGKDESKNVKMFQQILTSQASQVVTCHHFTNGIPRDPSHPQQRHSKESVISPPTAFQGIRHIPTISIPRNPPHPHHQHSKEFVTSPPSAFQGIRHILTTGIPRNPSHPHHQHSKESVTSPPSAFQGIRHILTTGIPRNPSHPHHQHSKESVTSSPPAFQGIRHIPTISIPRNSSHPHHQHSKESVTSPPPAFQGIRHIPTISIPRNPSHPHHQHSKESVTSPPPAFQGIRHIPTISIPRNSSHPHHQHSKEFVTSPPSAFQGIRHIPTISIPRNSSHPHHQHSKESVTSSPPAFQGSRHIPTNDIARKPSPFKQRHSKEAVTSHQRHSKEAVTSPPTVFQRSRHIPTNGIPRKPSHPTNGIPRRPSHPHQRHSKEAVTSHQRHSKEAVKSPPTVFQGSRHIPTNGIPRKPSQPTNGIPRKPSHPYQRHSKEPVTSSPTAFQGSRHIPINGIPRNPSQPTNI, via the exons ATGGGTAAAGATGAGTCAAAGAATGTCAAGATGTTCCAGCAAATCCTCACATCCCAAG CCTCTCAGGTTGTAACATGTCACCATTTCACCAATGGCATTCCAAGAGATCCGTCACATCCCCAGCAACGGCATTCCAAGGAATCCGTCATATCCCCACCAACGGCATTCCAAGGAATCCGTCACATCCCCACCATCAGCATTCCAAGGAATCCGCCACATCCCCACCATCAGCATTCCAAGGAATTCGTCACATCCCCACCATCAGCATTCCAAGGAATCCGTCACATCCTCACCACCGGCATTCCAAGGAATCCGTCACATCCCCACCATCAGCATTCCAAGGAATCCGTCACATCCCCACCATCAGCATTCCAAGGAATCCGTCACATCCTCACCACCGGCATTCCAAGGAATCCGTCACATCCCCACCATCAGCATTCCAAGGAATCCGTCACATCCTCACCACCGGCATTCCAAGGAATCCGTCACATCCCCACCATCAGTATTCCAAGGAATTCGTCACATCCCCACCATCAGCATTCCAAGGAATCCGTCACATCCCCACCACCGGCATTCCAAGGAATCCGTCACATCCCCACCATCAGCATTCCAAGGAATCCGTCACATCCCCACCATCAGCATTCCAAGGAATCCGTCACATCCCCACCACCGGCATTCCAAGGAATCCGTCACATCCCCACCATCAGCATTCCAAGGAATTCGTCACATCCCCACCATCAGCATTCCAAGGAATTCGTCACATCCCCACCATCAGCATTCCAAGGAATCCGTCACATCCCCACCATCAGCATTCCAAGGAATTCGTCACATCCCCACCATCAGCATTCCAAGGAATCCGTCACATCCTCACCACCGGcattccaaggaagccgtcacatccCCACCAACGATATTGCAAGGAAGCCGTCACCATTCAAACAACGTCATTCCAAGGAAGCAGTCACATCCCACCAACGGcattccaaggaagccgtcacatccCCACCAACGGTATTCCAAAGAAGCCGTCACATCCCCACCAACGGcattccaaggaagccgtcacatccCACCAACGGCATTCCAAGGAGGCCGTCACATCCCCACCAACGGcattccaaggaagccgtcacatccCACCAACGGcattccaaggaagccgtcaaaTCCCCACCAACGGtattccaaggaagccgtcacatccCCACCAACGGtattccaaggaagccgtcacaacCTACCAACGGcattccaaggaagccgtcacatccCTACCAACGGCATTCCAAGGAACCCGTCACATCTTCACCAACAGcattccaaggaagccgtcacatccCCATCAACGGCATTCCAAGGAATCCATCACAACCTACCAACATCTGA